A section of the Roseovarius sp. W115 genome encodes:
- a CDS encoding EF-hand domain-containing protein: protein MKNSVLIGTLAVSIVLGGAAQGLAASGGHGPRHSFETLDTNKDGQVSKAEFDAHRAERFAKADTNSDGLLSRDEILARGQDRAERFADRMFKRLDENRDGAISLAEMSEGRGNKFFDRADSDGSGSVSKAEFDTMKERMVERHKSRQKSQD, encoded by the coding sequence ATGAAGAATTCAGTTCTGATCGGAACCCTGGCCGTATCAATTGTCTTGGGCGGCGCAGCGCAAGGGTTGGCTGCATCCGGCGGTCATGGACCACGGCACAGTTTTGAAACGCTGGACACCAACAAGGACGGACAGGTGTCGAAAGCCGAATTTGATGCGCATCGCGCCGAACGGTTCGCGAAGGCTGATACAAACAGTGATGGGCTTTTGTCGCGCGATGAAATCCTTGCGCGCGGACAAGACCGGGCTGAGCGGTTTGCCGACCGGATGTTCAAACGTCTTGATGAAAACCGCGACGGTGCGATCAGTCTGGCCGAAATGTCCGAAGGGCGCGGCAACAAGTTCTTTGATCGAGCCGACAGCGACGGCAGCGGGTCTGTGTCAAAGGCCGAATTTGACACGATGAAAGAGAGAATGGTCGAGCGCCACAAATCGCGTCAGAAGAGCCAAGATTAA
- a CDS encoding DUF983 domain-containing protein translates to MSDVQVQQSERDLWPAVRRGFRRKCPNCGSGPLMKSYLKVRDTCTVCREDLSHHRADDGPAYLTILIVGHLMAPLLHIVFTTWRPEPLVLFTIFAIGCVTLSLYLLPRLKGAIVAFQWARMMHGFGAAG, encoded by the coding sequence ATGAGCGACGTGCAGGTACAGCAAAGCGAGCGTGATCTCTGGCCCGCCGTGCGACGAGGGTTTCGCCGGAAATGCCCGAATTGCGGCAGCGGCCCTTTGATGAAAAGCTATCTCAAGGTGCGCGACACCTGCACAGTGTGCCGTGAGGACCTGTCCCATCATCGGGCAGATGATGGCCCGGCTTACCTCACAATTCTGATTGTCGGCCATCTCATGGCGCCCCTGTTGCATATCGTGTTTACCACTTGGCGGCCCGAGCCTCTGGTTCTCTTCACGATTTTCGCTATTGGCTGCGTGACCTTGTCGCTCTACCTTCTGCCCAGATTGAAAGGGGCGATTGTAGCGTTTCAATGGGCGCGCATGATGCACGGGTTCGGAGCAGCCGGTTAA
- a CDS encoding DMT family transporter codes for MFEPWILLSIMAALFQTLRFMLQKSLSMGTLSALGATFARFAYAAPLAACTAFGYTMWLGEGLPQVGSLFWLYVLSGGLAQILATWCVVLLFAERNFAVGITFKKTEVIQTALVGLIILGDHISLPAFFAIFLGLIGVLVLSDPPEGATKWTSRFVNRAAGLGLVSGAFFAISAVTYRGATLEVASDDAFLRAMLSVAAVTASQTFGMALYLRWKEPSQLSRVWAARAKAIWMGFTSLLGSVGWFTAFTLQNAAYVFAVGQVEVIFSIMASVLFFKEKITSREVLGMALLSASIIALVALG; via the coding sequence ATGTTCGAGCCCTGGATCCTGTTGTCCATCATGGCGGCGTTGTTTCAGACGCTGCGCTTCATGCTGCAAAAATCGCTCAGCATGGGCACGCTCAGTGCGCTGGGCGCGACCTTTGCGCGTTTCGCCTATGCCGCGCCTTTGGCCGCCTGCACAGCATTTGGGTATACGATGTGGCTGGGCGAGGGGCTGCCGCAGGTCGGATCGCTCTTTTGGCTCTATGTTCTGAGCGGCGGACTGGCCCAAATCCTGGCCACATGGTGCGTCGTGCTGCTCTTTGCCGAGCGCAATTTTGCGGTGGGCATTACCTTTAAGAAGACCGAAGTGATCCAGACCGCGCTTGTGGGCCTTATCATCCTTGGAGATCACATAAGCCTGCCTGCGTTCTTTGCGATCTTTCTGGGGCTCATCGGCGTTCTGGTGCTGTCTGACCCGCCAGAGGGCGCGACCAAATGGACAAGCCGTTTCGTCAATCGCGCCGCCGGTCTTGGGCTGGTCTCCGGTGCGTTTTTTGCCATTTCAGCAGTGACATACAGGGGTGCAACGCTTGAAGTGGCCAGTGACGATGCGTTTTTGCGCGCCATGCTTTCGGTGGCCGCAGTCACAGCCTCGCAGACCTTTGGCATGGCGCTCTACCTTCGCTGGAAAGAGCCGAGTCAGTTGTCACGCGTTTGGGCGGCACGGGCCAAGGCCATCTGGATGGGGTTTACAAGCCTTTTGGGCAGCGTGGGATGGTTCACCGCCTTCACCCTGCAAAATGCGGCTTATGTGTTTGCTGTGGGGCAGGTCGAAGTGATCTTCTCAATCATGGCGTCGGTGCTGTTTTTCAAGGAAAAGATCACCTCGCGAGAGGTGCTTGGCATGGCGCTCTTGAGCGCCAGTATCATTGCGCTCGTGGCCTTGGGTTAG
- a CDS encoding fatty acid desaturase: MADPVRKDGGFEWPTLVLLVACYGVWALGTTWLAALWLPLGVVISTLTIALHSSLTHEMVHGHPFKNQILNEALVFPCLSLFVPYRRFRDLHLAHHQDSILTDPYDDPESNYMDPEVWLTLPRWGQMVLRFNNTLLGRLIVGPAAGLYAFVREDVRAMRQGDWAVTQAWVLQVPGVALVMWWLSLSAMPVWAYLIAAYAGFSILKIRTFLEHRAHERASGRTVVIEDRGPLALLFLNNNLHVVHHMHPKVAWYRLPSLWASNRDCYLRRNDGYYYRSYAEIFRKHFLRAKDPVPHPLWHKE; encoded by the coding sequence ATGGCTGATCCGGTGCGCAAAGACGGTGGGTTTGAGTGGCCCACTTTGGTGCTTTTGGTGGCGTGCTATGGCGTCTGGGCGCTGGGCACGACTTGGTTGGCCGCGCTTTGGCTGCCATTGGGAGTGGTCATTTCCACTCTGACCATTGCTCTTCATTCTTCGCTGACCCACGAAATGGTGCATGGTCATCCGTTCAAAAATCAGATCCTAAACGAAGCGCTCGTCTTCCCTTGCCTCAGCCTCTTTGTCCCATACCGTCGGTTCCGTGATCTGCATCTGGCGCATCATCAGGATTCCATTTTGACAGATCCATATGACGACCCGGAGTCCAACTACATGGACCCGGAAGTTTGGCTGACCCTGCCGCGCTGGGGGCAGATGGTTTTGCGGTTCAACAACACGCTGCTTGGTCGCCTGATCGTTGGTCCTGCGGCAGGTCTATATGCTTTTGTGCGCGAAGATGTCCGCGCGATGCGCCAAGGCGATTGGGCCGTCACCCAGGCATGGGTTTTGCAGGTGCCAGGCGTGGCTTTGGTGATGTGGTGGCTGAGCCTCTCGGCCATGCCGGTTTGGGCCTATCTGATCGCCGCCTATGCTGGGTTTTCCATCCTGAAAATCCGCACCTTTCTGGAACACCGCGCGCATGAGCGTGCCAGTGGGCGCACCGTTGTCATCGAAGACCGCGGGCCACTGGCGCTGCTTTTTTTGAACAACAATTTGCATGTCGTGCACCATATGCACCCCAAGGTCGCTTGGTATCGCCTGCCATCGCTTTGGGCGTCTAACCGAGATTGCTATTTGCGGCGCAATGACGGGTATTACTACCGGTCCTATGCCGAAATATTCCGCAAACACTTTTTGCGCGCCAAAGACCCGGTTCCGCATCCGCTCTGGCACAAGGAGTGA
- a CDS encoding DUF2061 domain-containing protein: protein METRSRTLVKAVVWNVLGLVSMALVGLALTGSIAVGGAMAAINCAIGFAVYLIYERVWAHIRWGRTHG, encoded by the coding sequence ATGGAGACGAGGTCGCGCACGCTGGTCAAGGCGGTCGTTTGGAATGTTTTGGGATTGGTCTCAATGGCCCTTGTTGGTCTGGCCTTAACTGGGTCCATCGCGGTCGGCGGGGCTATGGCAGCCATCAACTGCGCCATCGGCTTTGCTGTTTATCTCATTTACGAACGTGTCTGGGCACATATCCGGTGGGGCCGCACGCATGGCTGA
- a CDS encoding helix-turn-helix domain-containing protein — protein MSLKTDKRDRAELFRSRLRDAMQDRSMSQSALARGVGVDRSTVSQLLKGTGARLPNAQVVGECAATLGVSADWLLGLSERPETAADVLANTLALTEAPRALVDEQIYQWHKEAAGYKIRHVPAGLPDMLKTREMLEWEYTPHLGRSTEQAIGASEDRLTWMRSTQSDYEIALPIYEVESFSRGEGYYSGLPTEIRAAQMAHLLQITQQLYPRLRLYIYDARRLYSAPITVFGPLLAVLYVGRNYMAFRDTERVQVLTAHFDSLVREAHVSARDVPDYLETLRG, from the coding sequence ATGAGCCTCAAAACAGATAAACGCGACCGGGCTGAACTGTTTCGCAGCCGTTTGCGGGATGCCATGCAGGATCGGTCCATGTCACAAAGCGCCCTTGCGCGGGGTGTGGGCGTGGACAGGTCCACTGTGTCGCAATTGTTGAAGGGCACAGGCGCGCGGCTTCCTAATGCACAGGTCGTTGGCGAATGTGCAGCAACTCTGGGCGTGTCCGCCGACTGGCTTTTGGGGCTCAGTGAGAGGCCAGAAACTGCCGCGGACGTATTGGCCAACACACTGGCCCTGACCGAGGCGCCGCGGGCTTTGGTCGATGAGCAGATCTATCAGTGGCACAAAGAGGCGGCAGGGTACAAAATTCGCCATGTACCAGCCGGCCTGCCCGATATGCTCAAGACGCGTGAGATGCTGGAATGGGAATACACACCGCATCTGGGGCGCTCGACGGAACAGGCGATTGGCGCTTCTGAGGATCGGCTAACATGGATGCGCAGCACGCAATCGGACTACGAGATTGCCCTGCCGATTTATGAGGTGGAAAGCTTTTCGCGCGGCGAAGGGTATTATTCTGGGTTACCGACTGAGATACGCGCCGCACAGATGGCGCATCTGTTGCAGATCACGCAACAGCTTTATCCGCGCCTTCGGCTCTATATCTATGACGCGCGGCGGCTCTACTCTGCCCCGATTACTGTCTTTGGACCGCTTCTGGCCGTGCTCTATGTGGGGCGCAACTACATGGCGTTTCGCGATACAGAGCGGGTTCAGGTATTGACTGCACATTTCGACAGCCTGGTGCGCGAGGCACATGTCTCAGCCCGGGATGTGCCTGACTATCTGGAGACGCTCCGGGGGTAA
- a CDS encoding aldo/keto reductase, translating into MQRKPLGRTGIEVSALCLGSMTWGSSNTEAEGHAQINMALDHGVDFIDTAEMYPTYPVKAETVGRTEEIIGTWLAKTGRRKDIILATKHAGEGMRHIRDGAPITSQSIPKAIEDSLKRLKTDHIDLYQFHWPNRGSYMFRQNWAYDPSKQNPAETQAHMEDALGALAKEVERGTIRAFGLSNESAWGTAQWLKIAQESGGPRVASIQNEYSLLCRLYDTDLAELSVNEDVGLLAFSPLAAGMLTGKYQNNEVPKGSRLDISGDLGGRKTERVFDATEAYLQIARKHGLEPVQMALAWCLTRPFMCSAIFGATTMDQLTLALGAADVTLSDEVMSDIATAHKAHPMPY; encoded by the coding sequence ATGCAGCGCAAACCATTGGGGCGGACGGGCATAGAAGTGAGCGCACTGTGTCTTGGCTCGATGACCTGGGGCAGCTCGAACACCGAAGCCGAAGGGCACGCTCAGATCAACATGGCGTTGGACCATGGTGTGGATTTCATCGACACCGCCGAGATGTACCCGACCTATCCCGTTAAGGCCGAAACCGTGGGTCGGACTGAAGAGATCATCGGTACGTGGCTGGCCAAGACCGGGCGACGCAAGGATATCATCCTCGCCACGAAACATGCCGGCGAAGGCATGCGCCACATCCGAGATGGCGCGCCGATTACGTCCCAGAGCATTCCCAAAGCCATCGAAGACTCACTCAAGCGCCTAAAGACCGATCACATCGACCTCTACCAATTCCACTGGCCCAATCGCGGCAGCTACATGTTCCGCCAGAACTGGGCCTATGATCCGTCCAAACAGAACCCTGCCGAGACGCAGGCACATATGGAAGACGCGCTGGGCGCACTGGCCAAAGAAGTCGAGCGAGGCACAATCCGCGCCTTTGGGCTTAGTAACGAAAGCGCCTGGGGCACCGCGCAGTGGCTCAAGATCGCTCAAGAGAGCGGCGGCCCGCGCGTGGCCTCAATCCAGAATGAATACTCGCTGCTCTGCCGCCTCTATGACACCGATCTCGCTGAGTTAAGTGTGAACGAAGACGTGGGACTTCTGGCCTTTTCCCCTCTCGCGGCTGGCATGCTCACGGGCAAGTACCAGAACAACGAAGTGCCCAAAGGCTCCCGTCTTGATATCAGCGGTGATCTCGGTGGGCGCAAAACTGAACGCGTGTTTGACGCCACTGAGGCCTATCTGCAGATCGCGCGCAAACACGGGCTGGAGCCGGTGCAGATGGCGCTGGCCTGGTGCCTGACCCGGCCCTTCATGTGCTCGGCCATCTTCGGGGCCACCACGATGGATCAGCTCACACTGGCTCTGGGTGCTGCGGATGTCACGCTTTCGGACGAGGTCATGTCCGATATCGCCACGGCGCACAAGGCGCATCCCATGCCCTATTGA
- a CDS encoding ImuA family protein, with protein MTLTPGRVHELCGSARHTLAMLVARATDGPVFWISAAWATDRLNPEGMCAFAEPGRFTFLTPRQPIDLLWCLEEVLRAGVVPLVVADLPSLPGLTAVRRLHLAAETGAGEGMGAPLGLILTEGDGGAPGVESRWHMAPDHGSGRRAWHLSRRRARTLPPAEWEVSRVKGQFALERRVESVHIN; from the coding sequence ATGACCTTGACGCCCGGTCGGGTGCATGAGCTTTGCGGATCTGCGCGCCACACGCTGGCTATGCTGGTGGCGCGTGCAACGGACGGCCCAGTGTTCTGGATCAGCGCCGCCTGGGCGACAGACCGGCTAAATCCCGAGGGAATGTGCGCCTTTGCAGAACCTGGGCGGTTCACCTTTCTCACCCCACGCCAACCCATTGACCTGCTTTGGTGCTTAGAGGAGGTGCTGCGCGCGGGCGTGGTGCCACTGGTGGTGGCGGATTTGCCCAGCCTTCCGGGGCTGACGGCGGTGCGGCGCCTGCATCTGGCAGCCGAGACCGGCGCAGGTGAAGGTATGGGCGCGCCCTTGGGGTTGATCCTGACCGAAGGGGATGGAGGTGCACCGGGGGTGGAAAGCCGCTGGCATATGGCGCCTGATCATGGCTCAGGACGCCGTGCGTGGCATTTGTCCCGCCGCCGGGCACGGACCCTGCCCCCAGCGGAATGGGAGGTGAGCCGGGTGAAGGGGCAATTTGCGCTTGAACGGCGCGTGGAGAGCGTCCATATAAATTAA
- a CDS encoding YceI family protein produces the protein MRILVLLSLLLAAPAFAAPETYRLNAPDSVVGFTYQFQGNPSRGRMPVKAARMVLDLDNVPRSQVDVTLDARRAKAGFIFATQTMKGPEVLHTQAYPEIRFQSTKVTGDLSGAKVQGNLTVRGVTRPVTLNAGLYRQGGTEVGDRSRLIVQLTGSISRAAFGAGGFPGFVDDQIDLNIIARIEK, from the coding sequence ATGCGCATTTTGGTTTTACTGTCTCTGCTTCTTGCCGCCCCTGCTTTTGCAGCCCCCGAAACATACCGGCTCAACGCGCCGGACTCGGTGGTGGGCTTCACCTATCAATTCCAGGGCAACCCCAGCCGCGGGCGCATGCCCGTAAAAGCTGCGCGCATGGTGCTTGACCTGGACAATGTGCCGCGTAGCCAGGTGGATGTGACACTTGATGCGCGTCGGGCCAAGGCGGGATTCATCTTTGCCACGCAAACGATGAAGGGGCCAGAAGTGCTGCACACCCAAGCCTATCCAGAGATCCGGTTTCAGTCCACCAAAGTGACTGGGGATCTGAGCGGAGCCAAGGTTCAGGGCAATCTCACCGTGCGCGGTGTGACACGGCCTGTGACGCTCAATGCCGGGCTTTACCGGCAAGGTGGCACGGAAGTTGGCGACCGAAGCCGCCTCATTGTGCAACTGACCGGATCCATAAGCCGCGCCGCTTTTGGTGCGGGCGGGTTTCCCGGATTTGTAGATGATCAGATTGATCTCAACATCATCGCCCGGATTGAGAAGTAA
- a CDS encoding MFS transporter: protein MRMLISFAALFLSVVLMQLSTGGVAPLDALSGITLDFSTQQIGFLGSAHFFGFFIGCWWAPRLMGSVGHSRAFAAFTAAGAIGLISHMLVVDPIAWAVMRVASGICVAGCYTIIEAWLQAKVTNETRGRAMGTYRIVDMAGQLVAQSLISVLEPASYVSYNILAIICCASLLPLTLTTVRQPETPAAPRLRPKLGLEISPLATAAVVVAALSSATFRMVGPLYGEQVGLRLDQIAWFLSAFILGGALAQYPAGWLADKFDRRKVMIWLSVAAILCCVITALVDTMHPTGVLLTAFFFGATSFPIYSVAAAHANDFATSEQRVELSAALMFYFAIGAIAAPFVASSLIEWYGPQAMFLMIASAHGILIFFSMLRMLARPTLVLRTRYVWAPRTSFTIGRLTKTDREAGEGQ, encoded by the coding sequence ATGCGCATGCTCATTTCCTTTGCCGCCCTGTTCTTGTCGGTTGTGCTGATGCAGCTTTCAACAGGCGGGGTGGCCCCGCTCGATGCGCTTTCAGGCATCACGCTTGATTTCTCAACACAACAGATCGGCTTTCTCGGCTCGGCACATTTTTTTGGCTTTTTCATAGGCTGCTGGTGGGCGCCGCGCCTTATGGGATCAGTGGGGCATTCGCGCGCCTTTGCAGCCTTTACCGCCGCCGGGGCCATTGGGCTTATCTCCCATATGCTGGTGGTCGATCCTATCGCCTGGGCGGTGATGCGGGTGGCCTCAGGTATCTGCGTGGCGGGGTGTTACACGATCATCGAAGCTTGGTTGCAGGCGAAAGTGACCAATGAGACACGTGGGCGGGCCATGGGCACCTACCGGATCGTCGATATGGCTGGGCAGCTTGTCGCGCAATCGCTGATTTCGGTTCTGGAGCCCGCGTCTTATGTCTCTTACAACATCCTCGCGATCATCTGCTGCGCGTCGCTTTTGCCGCTGACCTTGACCACGGTGCGTCAGCCAGAAACCCCGGCCGCACCGCGCCTGCGCCCCAAACTGGGACTAGAGATTTCACCTTTGGCCACGGCGGCTGTGGTCGTCGCAGCCCTGTCGAGCGCCACCTTCCGCATGGTCGGGCCGCTTTATGGCGAACAGGTGGGGTTGAGGCTGGATCAGATCGCCTGGTTCCTTTCGGCCTTCATCCTCGGCGGGGCACTGGCGCAATACCCAGCGGGCTGGCTTGCGGATAAATTTGACCGGCGCAAGGTGATGATCTGGCTTTCGGTCGCGGCCATCCTGTGTTGCGTGATAACAGCTTTGGTCGACACGATGCATCCCACTGGCGTCCTGCTGACGGCCTTCTTCTTTGGCGCGACTTCCTTCCCGATCTACTCGGTCGCCGCCGCGCACGCCAACGACTTTGCCACATCCGAACAGCGCGTCGAACTCTCTGCCGCATTGATGTTCTACTTTGCCATCGGAGCCATCGCAGCGCCGTTTGTGGCGTCCAGCCTGATCGAATGGTACGGGCCGCAAGCCATGTTCCTGATGATCGCCAGCGCCCATGGGATTTTGATCTTTTTTAGCATGCTGCGCATGCTGGCCCGTCCGACACTGGTGCTTCGAACACGCTATGTCTGGGCCCCGCGTACATCGTTTACAATTGGACGACTGACCAAGACAGATCGGGAAGCTGGTGAAGGGCAATAA
- the metG gene encoding methionine--tRNA ligase: MARHLITSAIPYINGIKHLGNLVGSQLPADLYARYLRGRGHEVLFLCATDEHGTPAELAAAKAGKPVAEYCAEMWEVQDKLGKGFRLSFDHFGRSSSPQNHALTQHFAGRLAEAGLIEEVSESQVYSNADGRFLPDRYIEGTCPNCGYDKARGDQCEDCTKQLDPTDLIEPRSAISGSTDLEVRATKHLYLKQSGMRDQLNAWIDGKKDWPILTTSIAKKWLNDGDGLQDRGITRDLDWGIPVKRGDDDWPGMEGKVFYVWFDAPIEYIACAGEWAEAASGRNWERWWRTDNGAEDVRYTQFMGKDNVPFHTLSFPATILGSGEPWKLVDYIKSFNYLNYDGGQFSTSQGRGIFMDQALEILPSDYWRWWLLSHAPESSDSEFTWENFQTSVNKDLADVLGNFVSRVTKFCRSKFGEAVPAGGAYGAQEDALIADLTKRLRAYERHMEAIEVRKSAMELRAIWVAGNEYLQSAAPWATFKEDPEKAAMQVRLALNLIRFYAVLSAPFIPDAAARMLSAMNTLDTQWPEDVTAALAALPAGHEFGVPDVLFAKISDEDREAWEERFAGVRG, translated from the coding sequence ATGGCGCGTCACCTGATCACCTCTGCGATCCCTTATATCAACGGGATCAAACACCTGGGCAACCTCGTCGGCAGCCAACTGCCTGCCGATCTCTATGCACGGTATCTGCGTGGGCGCGGACATGAGGTGCTGTTTCTATGCGCCACCGATGAGCACGGCACACCCGCAGAGCTGGCCGCGGCCAAAGCAGGCAAGCCAGTGGCTGAGTACTGCGCCGAGATGTGGGAGGTGCAGGACAAGCTCGGCAAAGGGTTTCGGCTTTCGTTTGATCATTTCGGCCGCTCGTCCAGCCCACAGAACCATGCCCTGACCCAGCATTTCGCCGGACGCTTGGCCGAGGCTGGCCTGATCGAAGAAGTCTCAGAAAGTCAGGTCTATTCCAATGCCGATGGCCGCTTCCTGCCCGACCGCTACATCGAGGGCACCTGCCCCAATTGCGGCTATGACAAAGCCCGCGGGGACCAGTGTGAGGACTGCACCAAACAGCTTGATCCGACAGACCTGATTGAGCCGCGCTCGGCCATCTCCGGCTCGACCGATCTGGAAGTGCGGGCGACCAAGCATCTTTATCTCAAGCAAAGCGGGATGCGCGATCAGTTAAATGCCTGGATTGATGGCAAGAAAGACTGGCCCATTCTAACCACGTCCATCGCCAAGAAATGGCTCAATGACGGCGATGGGTTGCAAGATCGTGGCATCACGCGTGACCTCGACTGGGGCATTCCGGTCAAGCGCGGGGATGATGATTGGCCGGGGATGGAAGGCAAGGTATTCTACGTCTGGTTCGACGCGCCGATTGAGTACATCGCCTGCGCCGGAGAATGGGCCGAGGCCGCCTCTGGCCGGAACTGGGAACGCTGGTGGCGCACCGACAATGGGGCCGAGGACGTGCGCTACACCCAGTTCATGGGCAAGGACAACGTGCCGTTTCATACGCTGAGCTTTCCCGCCACGATCCTGGGCAGCGGGGAGCCGTGGAAGCTCGTGGATTACATAAAATCGTTTAACTACCTCAACTACGATGGTGGGCAGTTCAGCACGTCTCAGGGCCGCGGTATCTTCATGGATCAGGCGCTGGAGATCTTGCCCAGTGATTACTGGCGCTGGTGGCTTCTGTCCCACGCACCGGAAAGCAGCGACTCTGAGTTCACATGGGAGAATTTCCAAACCTCCGTGAACAAGGATCTCGCCGATGTGCTGGGCAATTTCGTGAGCCGTGTCACCAAGTTCTGCCGCTCCAAATTTGGCGAAGCCGTGCCAGCGGGTGGGGCTTATGGCGCACAAGAAGACGCGCTGATCGCCGATCTCACCAAGCGCCTACGCGCCTATGAAAGGCATATGGAAGCCATCGAGGTGCGCAAATCGGCGATGGAGCTGCGCGCCATCTGGGTGGCGGGCAATGAATACCTGCAATCCGCCGCCCCCTGGGCCACGTTCAAGGAAGACCCTGAAAAAGCCGCAATGCAGGTGCGTCTGGCGCTTAACCTGATCCGCTTTTACGCAGTGCTGTCAGCTCCCTTTATCCCGGACGCAGCCGCCCGGATGCTGTCGGCGATGAACACGCTTGATACGCAATGGCCTGAGGACGTGACAGCGGCACTCGCCGCTCTGCCCGCCGGGCATGAATTTGGTGTGCCAGACGTGCTTTTTGCGAAGATCAGTGATGAGGATCGTGAGGCTTGGGAAGAAAGGTTTGCCGGGGTGCGGGGGTAA
- a CDS encoding SGNH/GDSL hydrolase family protein has translation MAKGLKNACRGVLVMLLSAVIAAPPLAAEEFKSPDIVVLGDSQLSFGAGPVFLEFFQNIDQHCGAGPQGETDYTQLGEKSVAIFGVRSTSLGSWVARSRRGKAAVCEVDKKWKANAATFGTVNTGKNKYVQIGKGRNYQFCKKGQSPFEAMFAEGYYAPKLIVMNFLGNSARRWAEDKHQALADVTKAMEQLPEGVPCVFLTTAPTYKKKTVDLRLKAQENLKYAFMKAGSQCSFVEGFTPETIAANQGNRLYFRRNKSGRVKDPFHPNQKAQENFFMVRTQDICHAVHEQLAPKNTETAVLLPAP, from the coding sequence ATGGCGAAGGGTTTGAAAAACGCGTGCCGGGGTGTGTTGGTGATGCTTTTGTCTGCCGTGATCGCGGCACCGCCACTTGCTGCTGAAGAGTTCAAATCACCTGATATCGTGGTTTTAGGGGACTCGCAGTTGAGCTTCGGTGCGGGGCCGGTGTTTCTCGAGTTTTTTCAGAACATTGATCAGCATTGCGGTGCAGGTCCGCAAGGAGAAACTGATTACACCCAACTGGGTGAAAAAAGCGTCGCGATCTTCGGCGTGCGTTCCACGTCGCTTGGCTCTTGGGTGGCGCGCAGTCGCCGGGGCAAGGCTGCGGTGTGTGAGGTCGACAAAAAGTGGAAAGCAAACGCCGCCACTTTCGGGACCGTCAACACAGGTAAGAACAAATACGTCCAGATCGGCAAGGGACGGAATTACCAGTTCTGCAAGAAAGGCCAATCGCCGTTTGAGGCGATGTTTGCGGAAGGGTATTATGCACCCAAACTGATCGTCATGAACTTTCTGGGGAACTCCGCGCGCCGCTGGGCCGAAGACAAGCATCAGGCCTTGGCCGATGTCACAAAGGCGATGGAGCAATTGCCCGAAGGTGTGCCCTGCGTCTTCCTGACCACCGCGCCGACCTACAAGAAAAAGACCGTGGATCTGCGCCTCAAAGCGCAGGAGAACCTGAAATATGCCTTCATGAAAGCCGGGTCTCAGTGCAGTTTTGTTGAAGGGTTTACGCCCGAGACCATTGCCGCCAATCAGGGCAATCGGCTCTATTTTCGGCGCAACAAGTCAGGTCGGGTGAAGGATCCGTTTCATCCCAACCAGAAAGCACAGGAAAATTTCTTTATGGTCCGCACGCAAGACATCTGCCACGCCGTGCATGAGCAGCTTGCGCCGAAAAACACAGAAACCGCCGTCCTTTTGCCCGCGCCCTAA